In the genome of Lathyrus oleraceus cultivar Zhongwan6 chromosome 4, CAAS_Psat_ZW6_1.0, whole genome shotgun sequence, the window TTCTCTGCTGGAGTAGACAGAGTAATTTCAAGAGCATCATTACCATCTTCAGTGTGCACAACTTGACCTGACACAAATTTCGACGAACTGAAATGAAGGATATGAGGAACTTTTGTTTGTTGTTGCAATGATGAAGAAGAACCACGAGCAGTTTGTTGAGTAGATGAAACACTTTGTTGTTGAGAAGATTGTTTTGAAGCCATTATTGGCGAAAAACAAAGGGTTTTTAGGGTTACTGAAAGTTTTGAGATCAAAGAGAGAAAGTGTAGGTTGTGGATATAGCGGAAGTGTGTGAAGTAAGTTTAAATATAGATTCTGCAATcatgaaaaggttttgaaaagtATGCAATGTGAGAGAAGAAATAGCAAAGAAGATAAATAGTGAAAGAAATGAAAAATATTTATTAGAgaaagaaaaattaaaatttgaaatTCATATAAAGAACATTCTTAAAGTTTTAAATTTGTATATAGTAGCATTTTCTAAAATCCGTGCCTCATAATTTTTTTTCATGTTTAATGTGAGACTAAAAAAATACTCATAGAAACATTTAATTTTCTAAAATTAATATTGCATAAACCTCTTCTTTCTCACGGACCATAAACTCATTTTTAGTTGTCTTTTTTTTCCTCCATCTTTTTTCATCTTCTATTTCTAATGATTGtaatttcttcttctttttttaaATTATCTCTCCATCTTTCATCTTCTATTTCTCATGTTGTAACTCCTCAATTTAAATCTCTCTCAAAGATACGGACACAAACAACACATAAATAAcattagttttttattttttttaatttgtaATCGTTGACaattttaaaaaacaaaatagGAAAGAAATTATACATTTAAAAAGTGAAAATAGAAGAATTTAAAATCAATCTAAAATACTCTATCTTCCTTATTTATGTTACAGAAGGAATATGTATTTACTAAATGACAGAAATTGAATTCTTTATGTGAAGTGAGGAATCTTCATCGAAAAAGAAAACAACTCACAAACCAAGATAGTAGTAATCACAACTACACATAAGTATTATTGTCTACAACATAACAATATTTATAAATTCTCTCAATACAAATAAATAGAAGTTGGGGAAAAAGAATACATGTACATACATCTTAAAATGAGAAAATATATTACTAAATAATACttgcaaaaaaaaaaacataaataaaaaaaagAAGCAAAAGAATAACAAACCAAAGAGAGATATGTAGATgaaaattatttattttctttacTAATTTTCCACCAACAATAGTTTATTGAAATTTTCACAACATTAAATTAAATGAACTGGTTTATTGGTTTCCCCTAATTTATAGTCGTCTTATTATGCAATTACATTAtaaatttatttttgaaaaaacACTTTTGGATAATCATAATTTCTCTCCATAACTAGCTATTATGTAGTTACATTGGATAACCACTTTTAATTAAgttattttaaagaaaaaaattgGAATGAAAATAAGGGAGTCCAAACTCCTATATTCTCTTTATTTATAGTCATAGAAGTTATAGATTCAAAGATGAAGAGTGAAGATGAAGAGTGAGATCCTCTTGAAACAAAATAAATTTTGAGATTTAAAGTTCACCTAATATAAGCTTAGATACAAAGTCCTCTAACTAATTATTTATATAGCAAGATTGATGTATTTGGTATATATACTCAAGCTTAAAAGAGTtataatatttaaataaataataaatagtAATAAAAACATTTGTAAAAATGGAAAATATATTCTAACTTAATTTAGAATAGAATATTACTCTAGTACTATTTAATTTAAATACCTGATTTTACTAAATAGCTATCTTATTTATCCTAATACTAAATATATTAGAATTTCAAATTGAGCATGAAAACAAAGAATATCTATCCAAATCTAATGTAAAAGGTCAAATATGGCTATGCATAAACAAATGCAGAAGAGATGAAGCTGAATATAATGACCAAAACTAAACGATAATTAATCTTGATAATAAAGAGACAAGAAACAAAATGCAAATTGTTTTATTTATGTATTCAAGGTGGAACATAAACCAAGTCTACAAGACTAGTTAGACTTTGGTACAATCAGTAGCCTTAAACGACACCGTCTTTAGTTGAAGGTCATAACCAACCAACAAATTCTGTTGAGCCAAGTTCCCAAATATAGCACCAATTTGAGAGGATTGAAATGCAAAGCAAACAATGCCTTCAGCAACTTGAACAAAGGTACTAATAGGATGCAACTTAACATCTGCACCGTCGAAATGCGCTGTGATTAGAGGAAAATCATATCCGTCTGATGTGAGACTATAACAAAGGTTGAATATTTTATTAGGATCGTCAACGCGCTCTAGTTTCACCGATTCAACTACGGCCGATTCCAAGTCATTATAAATTTTAGATGGTAAAAGCGTCAATGTTGTACCAGAATCAATTATTATATTACCCTCATTGTCGTTGTCCTTTGAAGATAGCCCTCTAAATTTTACTGTTTTGTTTCCGACGCTAAATGATTCCAAGGTAAGATAGTAGAAAACCGGGGAATCCTTTTTCACTATAGGAGTTGATACAACATCATTCCCAGAAACAATAGCAGCATCTCCGAAATTGAGTTTGGTAGTAGAGTTTGATGACCGAGTCTCGAACGCAAGCAAAGAAGGTGGCAAACAATACGAGAATTTACCACCAATTAACGATCCTAGTTGTGTTATAAAAGACACCGGTCCACCTCCAAGACCAACTATCCCCGAGCTTACACCTTGAAACGACACTGTATTATCGGTTCCACATCCTATCACGGTATTAGGAAAAGAAATAGATTGTCCAGAGGTGGATTCCAATGTAAGAGTATCGACGCTAAGATCTCCTTGCGAATGTGATCGATCACCATAAGAAATAGAATACTCACAGTTATTTTTGTCATCGCAAGTGGAATCTCTCACCGATTGACATAGGTTTGACGAGCAAGGAATGTTTTTGTAAGTCGATGATTTTGCTGGGGTAAACTTAGGAGTGGTTTGATTGAAACATTGTTCACAAGGCTCGCATTGAAGCCAAACAATGTCGCTACCGGTATCAGCTATACCGTATAGTTTAAATGGTGGAGTACCAACTGAATACGTCATAAGATATTCTGCCATATCGGGGATTATCGTAGATTGAGGCGAAGTGTTCAAGGAACTTTTATAGAAACGACTGACACGGTTGATCGAACGACGTGCAGCATTGACAATATTTTGATATTTATTTTGAGTAGGGTTGTAGAGTGGGGATTTTAAAGAGTCGCGGTGGATGAGTTCAATACTAAAACCATTGTTTAGTGCATGAGAAAGAGGGAAAATGAAGCAAACAACAAAGAAAATAAAGGTTATAGAGCATTGTGTATTCATTTTTGACATAGAGAAATGTTGAGAGGTTTTGATGTGAAACTATGTTACAACTATGCTGTTTTTGTGTCTTTTTATAGGTTCTATGAGAAGGTAGATAGACACAAAAATAAGAGTCATTCATAAACCCACTTTCAATTATTGGATTTTAAATCAAAATGATTAATTTTCCTAAAACTTATGAACTTCTCTTTAAAAttattaagaaaaataattttcCATTCTCCTTGTCAATTTGATGAGCTGTGGTGTCAAGATTTTTACTGACTTTATGTATGTCAATTAACATTCTGAAACATTTCTTTGGCCAATAGAAGTTCAACAAACAAAGTCTAATAACTCTATTTAAATCAATGAATTCACAATGATTTATTGGTTTTAAAAGGAAACAAATTCATGCATTCCTTCAGTATCAAACTATACATATTCTTCCCAAATAAATACAACTAGATTAGTATATATATTTGAAACTAATTTTTATAAATTTAACTAATCAAGAAAATCGTCTTACTTATATGTCACACTGGTACATAATAAACAAATTTGCAATGAATAAATTAGTTTGAAGAGAAATATATTTCCATAAATAAATCCTTTAATATAATACCAAAAATGGTGTCTAAATTTTTGTTATTAAAAAATGTATAATTACTAAATTTTGAAATATATTcttatttaaaataaatatttatattttatttagaAATAAATATATTTGATTAAAAACATGCTTGAAATTGTCATAAAATTAATAAATATGCATCAAACTGTAATCATAGTAAATAATTACATTAAAATGTCAGTTGTACTATGGCTGATAATAGAtcatttaattaaaaaaattatttaattaaaatgttAGGAAAATATGAATCGTAAAATGTCAGTTATACTATGGCTGATAATAGATCATCCATAATAGAGCTTGGGATGGGGCTGCAATATAGAGAGCAAATAGATGAGGTTGGTGATAGTGAAAACTTGTGTGACCCTATTATCGTACCTACGTACTCTTGCAAAGAGCTCGACTCActtaaatattaaattaaaaaatacatattaaaaatatatatcaTGGAGGTTGAATATGGTCAAGTAACTCCAATTAAAATCTCATGAATTTTATATTTCTGCATTGAGTTAATTCATATTGAACGCTAGTGGAGGATGAAATTGATcattattttataattaatttaaatGAGAAAATATAAGTACTTTTATTTATTGTcatatatatttaatttttgagttttggttattattttattttaaagtATATATAGTGTTATATTTGTAAAAGGATTTGTCTCGGACGGTGATAGTATATCGTCTTAGGAGAGACGATGATAACATGTCACTCCATGTAAGGTATCATCTCGCCTTAAGATTTTCTTATCACCAAATAGTGAAAAATATGGGATAAGACTTTTCCTAAACCAAAGCACACAAATCAATAACAGAGTGTCATATTTCCAAATTTGTTTGAGTATTTTaaattcatttgatacatgtTCATTTCTCAAAATTTTCATTTTCAGCCATAtacatttttatcataaaaaagTCACCATAATCATGTATATATGTATTATAGTAAACAAAAGTAAACATTTTACATATGGAAGAAATTGAttaaaattgcatttttttttcattatccattttgaaaaataaattcatgatcatttgatttataatcaaaatattcatttgaattttattaatcattttcatgtatcataaaacaaaaatcaatatgtctagaatgtccaaaatatctctcatttattacatcattatttCAGGCATATATTACATAattattcactatttaattaaataaatttttaGAATACACTCACATTCTTTGCATAATTCCTTACCTATCCTTTTTAGAGCATATAAATAAAATACTCTCATTCACAAATCTCACCCAAAATCACTCACAAGAATAAGACAACATTTCACAAATTTCTGTCAAATTTTCAAGTCActttttttcttctttatttAGGTAGGCTTTTAATTTTTGTGTATTTAATTTTCTTTGTATTATTATTCTTGTTGCTCTTAATTAGTACTTTAATCATCACTATTTTACATGGAAACTCTATTGATTCAAAATTAAGAGTTTAAAATCTTTTTAACCTCCATTAACAAAAATGATTAAATGTGATTTAATTTTCGTATATTTAATTTTCTTTGCATTATTATTTTTGCTACACTTAATTAGTATATTAATCATCACCATTTTACATAGAAACTCtattgattcaaaatcaagagtttaaagtgttcttaAACCTCCAATAGAAAAAGTGATTCAATATgattaatttttgtttatttgattttatttgcatTATTATTCTTCTTGCACTTAATTAGTATATTAATCAACACTATTTTGTATAGAAAACttcattgattcaaaatcaagagtttaaagtgttcttgaacaTCCATGAACAAAAAGAGTAAAATACAAATTGATGTTTGTTTTACATAAACAATGTATCTAATAACTTCCCAACATCACACCGATCACGAATCCAGAGTTCATTTATCATTAGGGTAGATAAGATGACTGAATCAAGCAAATATATGTTGTCacatttttgttgattttcaaatttttattgtttatttgCTGATTCTAAATATACCATTATGTTTCTGAAATTGAGTAGAtaatttttcattatttatttgtttaatttcataaataattgagaaagttatggtgTTTTTATATTTTCGTTGGAACATTTTTCTTCCGATTTTGTTGCTATGGGAATAATAATCAAATATGGGGTTGGGGAAGATGAAGTCTCTCCCACATCCCCTAATTGCTCAGTGCACCCCTGTCAGGCTCCCTCCTTTGGGTCTATAGCACTTTCATAGTTACACCCCCAATTTTCAGTCTGTTTTTGTCTTTTgtatatttttaatatttattgttttcttattatttctttatttctttattttattttctttatttttttaaattattttatctCTTGTATTGATAGTGTGCCCCtcactttattattattttttattatttcttattattgctttattttttagtttattttattgtatttttagtTGATGCATAATTGTTAATTCAAAAAGACAAAATGACTCTTAAAATTAACCTTTCAAAAAATACTAAAAATCAAAGGTGCTTCATCAACATCATGTACATTTTTTAAAATCACACCAAAAcattttcaaaccaaaatcaATCGCTTAACATCCATTAACATTTACAAATAAATTCAATCCTTTGAAAAATTCAACTTGGTCAACACCAAACCCTTTTCTTTAATAAACACTTCAAGTCATTTCTCAAACCATTTCATTTTCGTATTTGATCAGTGCATCTTGATGCACTttcttctactattgtacttagaCAAATCTataatttattatattatttttactattttaatgtgttttaatatttaagtttatttttgcctttattttattttcgtactttattttcagcataaataattatttgataccttatcactatgcagatcataacttgagctacgggAATTAGATTGATGcgttctaatatgcgttggaaagctaagatAAAGAgctacaagtttcatgttgaagtcaaaagatgattctaagtgaaggatggttgaataattcgttgaagtttcagacttaattaaaatagttagtttgggtccgtttttgaaatttttgggccggatcctataagggcccgaatttgccatttattatattaggtttttcactactatagtaatccaattttgaattttgatgatacaatattgcttagaatatttcatggagagctaattcccaaagagttgatctgttgtattcgaattccactttgaggtttttattaattttagtttaatttcaatttcttttcaattcttcctataaactcgtttaCTTAATTtgattactttcgtttgcttaatttgattactttcgtttgcttaattcgattgtttcttataggatagagttgattaaatttgattttttgtatgatccttaactataatcacgttagcgtagctttttcgttatcgtgtttgattaagtcgcgtttgcttaattcgcgtctgcttaaatccgtttgcttaattcgaaaattaggaacatacatcatataataccaatttgcgcttgtcagtgggtGTTGTAATCGAATGAGATTGAATtcgctagggaattgaaattataagaatcgatgataagtcggaaatcgatacaatagattggcttatttatcaattttgcttttacatttaatcatcttcaatttaagttttgaaccttaaaaaaatccttttttcatttatttggttataacattcaagagtccttgtgatacgatattcgagtgtcgcttccgttttactacatttttaaactcgtttttgacccgtgtgcgacaacggatcaaattggcgccgttgtcggggactcttgtagatcttaaccattattatagtctaaccATTATTATAGTTTTAGGTGTTGtgttttagttttttttttgccctaactttcttgcGTTTTGGTCTTTTTGCGTTTTAGGATTAAAAAAATCTGTTTTTTAAGAAAATTATCTCAAATTATTCTGATTCTTTGTCGATTaacta includes:
- the LOC127135600 gene encoding aspartic proteinase CDR1-like; protein product: MNTQCSITFIFFVVCFIFPLSHALNNGFSIELIHRDSLKSPLYNPTQNKYQNIVNAARRSINRVSRFYKSSLNTSPQSTIIPDMAEYLMTYSVGTPPFKLYGIADTGSDIVWLQCEPCEQCFNQTTPKFTPAKSSTYKNIPCSSNLCQSVRDSTCDDKNNCEYSISYGDRSHSQGDLSVDTLTLESTSGQSISFPNTVIGCGTDNTVSFQGVSSGIVGLGGGPVSFITQLGSLIGGKFSYCLPPSLLAFETRSSNSTTKLNFGDAAIVSGNDVVSTPIVKKDSPVFYYLTLESFSVGNKTVKFRGLSSKDNDNEGNIIIDSGTTLTLLPSKIYNDLESAVVESVKLERVDDPNKIFNLCYSLTSDGYDFPLITAHFDGADVKLHPISTFVQVAEGIVCFAFQSSQIGAIFGNLAQQNLLVGYDLQLKTVSFKATDCTKV